In a genomic window of Desulfovibrio inopinatus DSM 10711:
- the csrA gene encoding carbon storage regulator CsrA, translating into MLILTRRPGESIHLGDDIKITVLGVQGKQIKIGLEVPDDVQVYREEVYLRVLEQNRKALESTDQDLLTATQTLWPKKKNDASKAE; encoded by the coding sequence ATGCTCATATTGACCCGTCGGCCGGGCGAAAGCATCCACCTCGGAGACGACATCAAAATCACGGTGCTCGGCGTTCAAGGAAAACAGATCAAAATTGGTCTGGAAGTTCCTGACGATGTCCAAGTCTATCGTGAAGAGGTTTATTTACGAGTATTGGAACAAAATCGAAAAGCGCTGGAATCGACTGACCAAGATCTTCTCACGGCGACCCAAACACTATGGCCAAAGAAAAAGAACGACGCATCCAAAGCCGAGTAG
- the flgL gene encoding flagellar hook-associated protein FlgL yields MRVTQKIIYGNVVNYTNSALSDLIETNIQSSSQKRINKPSDDPIGMVQVIDHRTALSALSQYQTNIDQATGWLNLADQTMVQVNTVLTRCKELAQKGTTGTLTDENRDQISFEVRQLFEELVSLSNTEYDNKSLFAGQKTDKNAFVESLWLTSNDSSLDNRSFDIQGDTDSTALIQFTGTEGDKHELVAGDTFRYSFDGGTTWATGTVTDPGGDTLSLQVGGGLQVNIERGTSVTDNSATDTNDANGTWMWVRPTAIYQGDDKDGVDVDPLQDTDVLGEAAGAFDENVIVRIDETQTLDNPIAYSYSTDGGVSWITQNQSTPDASNTSANLVVPGGILTLSNAGSNTVNAGDEFVIRPRMADINVDITPNESITINGVGKDIFGGVYTDPSSDSASAVTINGSIGANVFETVGKLVGYLETNNQDGIQESLENLTEASATILNYAANVGGRENRLETSQLVLQNLTLNEEDALSAVEDADLTQLMTKLAQQELAYSAVLKSSSKLMSMSLINYI; encoded by the coding sequence ATGCGCGTCACGCAAAAGATCATTTACGGCAATGTGGTTAACTATACCAACTCGGCTCTTTCCGATTTGATAGAAACCAACATTCAATCGTCCAGCCAAAAGAGGATCAACAAACCATCGGACGATCCAATTGGTATGGTTCAGGTGATCGACCATCGCACGGCGTTGAGCGCATTGAGCCAATATCAAACCAACATCGATCAGGCGACAGGTTGGCTCAACCTTGCCGATCAGACTATGGTGCAAGTCAATACGGTGTTGACTCGCTGTAAAGAACTGGCCCAAAAAGGCACAACCGGTACACTGACGGACGAAAACCGCGATCAGATCAGTTTTGAAGTGCGTCAACTTTTTGAAGAACTCGTTTCACTGTCTAACACCGAGTATGACAACAAGTCCCTTTTTGCCGGTCAAAAAACCGATAAAAATGCCTTTGTGGAAAGCTTGTGGCTGACCAGCAACGATTCGAGTCTTGATAATCGCTCATTCGACATTCAGGGCGACACCGATAGTACTGCGCTGATCCAATTTACCGGTACTGAAGGTGACAAGCATGAGCTCGTCGCAGGCGACACGTTTCGATATTCCTTTGATGGTGGAACGACATGGGCGACCGGCACCGTCACCGATCCAGGAGGCGATACCCTCAGTCTGCAAGTTGGCGGCGGCCTTCAGGTTAACATTGAACGCGGCACCAGCGTCACGGACAACTCTGCCACGGATACCAACGATGCCAATGGAACCTGGATGTGGGTTCGCCCAACAGCCATTTACCAAGGTGACGACAAAGATGGCGTGGATGTCGATCCATTGCAAGACACCGATGTTCTCGGCGAAGCTGCCGGGGCTTTCGATGAAAACGTCATCGTGCGCATAGACGAAACCCAGACGCTGGATAACCCCATTGCTTACTCATACAGCACAGACGGTGGCGTCAGCTGGATTACCCAAAACCAAAGCACTCCCGATGCCTCGAACACCTCGGCCAATTTAGTTGTTCCTGGAGGTATTCTGACGTTATCCAACGCCGGTTCGAATACCGTGAACGCTGGTGACGAATTTGTTATCCGTCCACGCATGGCCGATATTAACGTAGACATTACCCCGAATGAATCCATCACCATCAACGGCGTCGGTAAAGATATCTTCGGTGGTGTGTATACTGATCCATCTAGCGATTCTGCATCTGCCGTCACCATCAACGGCAGTATCGGCGCAAACGTATTCGAGACAGTCGGTAAGCTTGTCGGCTATTTGGAAACGAACAATCAGGACGGTATCCAGGAATCCCTGGAGAACCTCACAGAAGCATCGGCAACAATCCTGAATTACGCTGCGAATGTGGGGGGACGAGAAAACCGATTGGAAACATCGCAACTTGTTCTTCAAAACCTCACACTCAATGAAGAAGATGCGCTCAGTGCCGTCGAAGACGCCGATCTGACTCAACTCATGACCAAGCTTGCTCAGCAAGAACTGGCATACTCAGCTGTCTTAAAGTCTTCCAGCAAGCTTATGAGCATGAGCCTGATCAATTATATTTAG
- a CDS encoding NAD(+)/NADH kinase, with the protein MQHVLIVIKTHNEEALALSRRVAHWLLERNVSSMTVENQSDAVMERTRCISPGCHERKPDLALVLGGDGTMISVTRKLCGTGIPLLGINFGRLGFLTPLSSDNWEEGLEEILGHGVSTVKRMMLQVKVKRRTKTVFDSFVVNDAVISRGAVARLIKLHLSHGHEPIGTLRADGVIVSTPLGSTAYCAAAGGPLVHPKLEVCIVTPVCPFLNDFKPVVLPMDRGVIINIDETASDVSLTTDGQVAFALEPGDCIRIDRAQSRLLLAGVSGDSYFGRLKEKGFFKER; encoded by the coding sequence GTGCAGCACGTTCTTATCGTCATTAAAACACACAACGAAGAGGCACTCGCCTTGAGCCGTCGTGTGGCACATTGGCTTCTTGAGCGCAATGTTTCAAGTATGACTGTCGAAAACCAATCCGACGCCGTCATGGAGAGAACACGTTGCATATCTCCTGGATGTCATGAGCGCAAACCCGATCTTGCGCTTGTTCTCGGTGGAGATGGCACCATGATCAGCGTCACTCGCAAACTGTGCGGCACAGGAATCCCGTTGCTTGGCATCAATTTCGGACGACTTGGTTTTCTGACCCCCCTCTCTTCGGACAATTGGGAAGAAGGATTAGAAGAGATTCTCGGACATGGGGTCAGTACTGTAAAGCGTATGATGCTCCAGGTTAAAGTCAAGCGGCGGACCAAAACAGTTTTCGACTCTTTTGTCGTTAACGATGCCGTTATCAGTCGAGGAGCCGTCGCCCGACTTATAAAACTTCATCTGAGCCACGGCCATGAACCCATTGGAACACTGCGCGCCGACGGTGTCATTGTGTCCACACCACTTGGTTCCACAGCATATTGTGCAGCGGCAGGCGGACCGTTGGTCCACCCGAAACTTGAAGTCTGTATTGTAACACCTGTCTGCCCATTTCTGAACGACTTTAAACCCGTGGTACTCCCAATGGACCGTGGAGTCATCATCAATATTGATGAAACAGCTTCCGATGTATCGCTTACAACCGATGGCCAAGTCGCCTTTGCTCTTGAGCCGGGGGATTGTATTCGTATTGATCGTGCACAAAGCCGCTTGCTTCTAGCCGGCGTTTCCGGCGATTCCTATTTTGGCCGTCTTAAGGAAAAAGGATTCTTTAAAGAACGATGA
- a CDS encoding ARMT1-like domain-containing protein has protein sequence MSTPFSSINSVKDVRYGIDPVFDAWLLHFMSENNIEYSIDPLKNASPEQLRFMVDLPPDAVYVPCTDTTLFSLLDLSNHRNLLDQYQQRWQRIRQLFDLCGGQGNDRLRMETLCRHKYDMAMHSHIYLPSRLTKRLLTIFLTQSGQADPYQDRKREKNRRAQKFLNDTTLDTLLAACPSPLSSCGAISELRFELDMIELRRSLSLSTWKRVFDTNQPLPGRTEIEAEFNKYCPGLEELRRLLSPHNPGRMKILFLPEESGGHIFDLLIVRCLLRQGHRVIMALKEGFYFDAPTYWDRESDSTLAAAYEGAFFFDDAKASKNRLLDVIKENPFVVISDGTRERLNLIRTSVTFARAWKEADLILAKGVLNTRRIMQTSHSFTRDIICFSRDANDTLIIDYKPKPQHLRKFTEIQIRSKAESLITRMRAEKAAGRNIMFYSAIVGSIPHETETAINILNTFVPYLRSRMDDVFIINPAEHFEEGMDADDLMYMWEKVQRSGLITIWRFQTYADIEKSFELLGRRVPTVWAGKDATFSTGCTKEMGIALDMQKRYPELQIIGPSSEQFFRRREYGVGKFCDVGVDCD, from the coding sequence ATGAGCACCCCATTCTCCTCCATCAATTCCGTCAAGGATGTGCGTTACGGCATCGATCCAGTGTTTGACGCATGGCTATTGCACTTCATGAGTGAGAACAACATTGAATACTCCATTGACCCACTCAAAAATGCATCGCCTGAACAATTGCGCTTCATGGTGGACCTTCCGCCAGATGCTGTTTATGTCCCCTGTACGGATACAACGTTGTTTTCATTGCTTGATCTCAGTAATCACCGCAACCTTCTTGACCAGTATCAACAACGTTGGCAACGCATTCGCCAACTTTTCGACCTCTGTGGAGGCCAAGGAAATGACCGCTTACGGATGGAGACATTGTGTCGCCATAAATACGATATGGCCATGCATTCTCACATCTATCTGCCATCGCGATTGACCAAACGATTACTGACCATTTTTCTTACGCAATCAGGACAAGCCGATCCATATCAAGACCGCAAACGGGAAAAGAATCGTCGAGCACAAAAGTTTCTCAACGATACAACACTTGATACGTTGTTGGCTGCCTGTCCAAGCCCGCTTTCAAGCTGCGGTGCCATAAGCGAACTTCGGTTTGAACTCGACATGATCGAATTACGTCGCTCACTCAGCCTAAGCACATGGAAACGAGTTTTCGATACCAATCAGCCACTCCCTGGACGAACCGAAATCGAAGCGGAATTCAACAAATACTGCCCTGGTTTGGAAGAATTGCGTCGTCTCCTTTCCCCCCACAATCCCGGGAGAATGAAAATTTTATTTTTGCCCGAAGAAAGTGGCGGGCATATTTTTGACCTCCTTATTGTGCGCTGTTTGTTGCGCCAAGGCCACCGGGTCATTATGGCCCTCAAGGAAGGGTTCTATTTCGATGCGCCGACCTACTGGGATCGAGAATCCGATTCCACGCTCGCCGCAGCCTATGAAGGTGCGTTTTTTTTCGATGATGCAAAAGCATCGAAAAACAGACTCCTGGATGTCATCAAGGAAAATCCATTTGTCGTCATTTCCGACGGTACCCGGGAACGGCTTAATCTGATTCGGACGAGTGTGACTTTCGCTCGCGCATGGAAAGAGGCCGATCTCATTCTTGCCAAAGGCGTATTGAACACACGGCGCATTATGCAAACGAGCCATTCGTTTACACGCGATATTATTTGTTTCTCACGCGATGCAAACGATACCCTCATTATCGACTATAAACCCAAACCGCAGCATTTGCGGAAATTTACCGAAATCCAAATTCGATCCAAGGCCGAAAGTCTCATAACCCGCATGCGTGCAGAAAAGGCCGCTGGTCGCAATATCATGTTTTATAGCGCCATTGTCGGCAGTATCCCCCACGAAACCGAAACCGCCATCAATATTCTCAACACGTTCGTTCCTTATCTGCGTTCACGAATGGATGATGTCTTTATTATCAATCCTGCCGAGCATTTCGAAGAAGGCATGGATGCCGACGATCTGATGTATATGTGGGAGAAGGTGCAGCGCAGTGGACTCATCACCATTTGGCGATTTCAGACGTATGCCGATATTGAAAAAAGCTTCGAACTGTTGGGGAGGCGTGTGCCAACGGTGTGGGCCGGCAAAGATGCAACGTTCTCGACCGGATGTACGAAAGAAATGGG
- the flgM gene encoding flagellar biosynthesis anti-sigma factor FlgM yields MDIKNIYSGMQSYLQNRVDKDEIAETGQTDSARSKKSAKRAPSSSSDKVNFSDEAKLFATSVRTAQNASGTRADKVAALKAQVEAGTYQPDSRKTAENMLAQDLEIYM; encoded by the coding sequence ATGGATATCAAAAACATCTACTCCGGTATGCAGTCTTACCTTCAGAATAGGGTAGACAAGGACGAGATTGCCGAAACCGGACAGACTGATTCGGCGCGCTCAAAGAAGTCCGCCAAACGCGCACCGTCTTCGTCGTCCGATAAGGTAAATTTTTCGGATGAAGCGAAGCTCTTTGCAACCAGCGTTCGCACGGCTCAGAATGCCTCTGGCACACGTGCAGACAAGGTTGCTGCGCTCAAAGCGCAAGTCGAGGCCGGTACCTACCAGCCTGACTCAAGGAAAACCGCTGAGAACATGTTGGCACAAGACCTGGAAATTTATATGTAA
- the fliW gene encoding flagellar assembly protein FliW: protein MAKEKERRIQSRVGELSVPEDRIITFPRGLIGFSAYREFTLVNFQEDSPFMILQSMDDARLGILVADPYAFMTQYEIVVGDMERRLLKLDDMEKMAVLVTVTIPKGKPEETTLNLSGPIVINFEPRIGMQIPQTDPRFPAHFKPGTVATAENA, encoded by the coding sequence ATGGCCAAAGAAAAAGAACGACGCATCCAAAGCCGAGTAGGCGAACTGAGCGTTCCCGAAGATCGGATAATTACGTTTCCACGAGGTCTGATCGGTTTTTCGGCGTACCGGGAATTCACGCTGGTCAACTTCCAAGAAGATTCGCCATTTATGATCCTGCAAAGCATGGATGATGCTCGGCTGGGTATTCTTGTGGCTGACCCGTACGCCTTCATGACGCAGTACGAAATCGTTGTGGGAGATATGGAGCGGCGCCTGCTGAAACTTGACGACATGGAAAAAATGGCCGTCCTGGTCACTGTCACCATTCCGAAAGGAAAACCCGAAGAAACGACCCTCAATCTCTCGGGACCGATCGTCATTAATTTTGAACCGCGCATCGGAATGCAGATCCCTCAAACAGACCCGCGTTTTCCAGCACATTTCAAGCCAGGAACCGTAGCCACTGCTGAAAACGCATAA
- a CDS encoding DVU0524 family FlgM-associated protein, giving the protein MSLQPYKVRNMLQTYGRQVTTGRRLARYRRSLRAAEAEDEISLSKAVKRRDLVQRVAAEVVENLLVTGSDSPVVDEILATLEDEFGHRFLFAYPPEEQDLQIFILEDNDEAHEVSPEDKTQILNRVWQIALIKVDETML; this is encoded by the coding sequence GTGAGCTTGCAACCGTATAAAGTCCGCAACATGCTGCAAACATACGGCCGGCAGGTGACAACGGGCCGACGTCTTGCTCGGTATCGCCGCAGTTTGCGTGCGGCCGAAGCAGAGGATGAAATTTCTTTGTCCAAAGCGGTCAAACGGCGCGATCTCGTACAACGGGTTGCCGCTGAAGTCGTTGAAAACCTCCTGGTTACCGGCAGCGACAGTCCTGTCGTCGACGAGATTTTGGCTACTCTCGAAGACGAGTTCGGACATCGATTCCTCTTTGCCTATCCGCCAGAGGAACAAGATTTGCAGATATTTATACTTGAAGACAATGATGAGGCTCACGAAGTATCTCCGGAAGACAAAACTCAAATTCTCAACCGCGTCTGGCAGATTGCTTTGATCAAGGTTGACGAGACCATGTTGTAA